From a single Brassica napus cultivar Da-Ae chromosome C9, Da-Ae, whole genome shotgun sequence genomic region:
- the LOC125592972 gene encoding phytosulfokine receptor 2-like has translation MMIILLLLLFFFGSSLSQQPTCHPSDLSALRDFAGALKNRSVTDSWFKDSSCCQWDGVFCQGSDVPGRVTNLVLSGKGLEGVMSGSLGELSELRSLDLSHNHLKGELAAEISKLQHLEVLDLSHNMLSGPVSEAVSGLKLVKSLNISSNSLTGNLSFVGVFPGLLMLNVSNNLFQGEIHPELCSVSSEIQVLDLSMNRLVGNADGLYSCSRSVELSVSGNYLSGELSERLSNLTALKSFLISENRFSGLIPDVFSNLTQLEHLDVSSNKFSGKFPSSLSQCSKLNVLELRNNSLSGSIDLNFTGLSDLCVLDLASNHFSGHLAESLGHCPKMKILSLAKNEFTGKIPVTFKNLKSLLFLSLSNNTFVDLSEAMNVLQHCRNLSTLILSKNFVHEEVPRDVTGFNNLAILALGNCGLRGQIPRWLLSCKKLQVLDLSWNRFHGTIPRWIGQMESLFYIDFSNNTLTGEIPQALTELKSLVHLNCTGSQISIPLYVKRNKSSRGLPYNQVSRFPPSIYLNNNRLNGTILREMGRLKELHMLDLSRNNFTGTIPDTISGLDNLELLDLSYNHLRGSIPPSFQSLTFLSRFSVAYNRLSGAIPSGGQFYSFPHSSFEGNLGLCRAIDSPCDVMMSNNILTPKGFSRSHHHHNGGKFGRSSVVVLAISLAVGITLLLSVILLRLSRKEGDDRVNDADDEVPKAPLSSSSSKIVLFHSCGCKDLSVADLLKSTNSFSQANIIGCGGFGLVYKANLPDGSKAAVKKLSGDCGQMEREFQAEVEALSRAEHGNLVSLQGYCKHGNDRLLIYSFMENGSLDYWLHERVLDGSTTFGWDVRLKIARGAARGLAYLHKDCEPNVIHRDVKSSNILLDEKFEAHLADFGLARLLRPYDTHVTTDLVGTLGYIPPEYSQSLIATCRGDVYSFGVVLLELVTGRRPVEVCKGKGCRDLVSRVFRMKDEKREAELIDATIREDVEEKEVLGMLEIACKCIDHDPRRRPLIEDVVAGLEDFPNQ, from the coding sequence ATGATGATCATTCTCCTGTTGCTGCTCTTCTTTTTTGGTTCATCTCTGAGCCAACAACCTACATGTCATCCCAGCGACTTATCTGCGCTCCGGGATTTCGCAGGAGCGTTGAAGAACAGGTCTGTTACTGATTCTTGGTTCAAAGATTCGAGTTGCTGTCAATGGGACGGTGTGTTTTGCCAAGGGAGTGATGTTCCTGGTCGAGTTACAAACCTGGTTCTCTCTGGAAAAGGTTTGGAAGGTGTGATGTCCGGTTCTTTAGGCGAGTTGAGTGAGCTGAGATCACTTGATCTCTCTcataaccacctcaaaggcgaATTGGCAGCAGAGATTTCAAAGTTGCAGCACCTTGAAGTTCTTGACTTGAGCCATAATATGTTATCAGGGCCAGTCTCTGAAGCTGTTTCCGGTTTAAAGCTGGTTAAGTCACTGAACATCTCCAGCAATTCGCTAACCGGGAATCTATCCTTTGTTGGAGTGTTTCCTGGTCTTTTGATGCTTAACGTAAGCAACAATCTGTTCCAAGGTGAGATTCATCCTGAGCTATGCAGCGTGTCTAGTGAGATTCAGGTTCTTGATTTGTCGATGAATCGTTTGGTGGGGAATGCTGATGGATTGTACAGCTGCAGCAGATCTGTTGAGCTGTCAGTCTCTGGAAACTACTTATCCGGAGAGTTAAGCGAAAGGTTGAGCAATCTCACTGCTCTCAAGTCTTTCTTGATATCCGAGAACCGGTTCTCTGGTTTAATCCCAGATGTGTTTAGTAATCTCACTCAGCTTGAGCACCTCGACGTAAGCTCCAACAAGTTCTCTGGAAAGTTTCCATCAAGCTTATCTCAATGCTCCAAACTCAATGTGCTTGAACTTCGGAACAACTCTTTATCCGGTTCTATCGATCTTAACTTCACTGGTTTGTCTGATCTTTGCGTTCTTGATCTCGCCAGCAATCATTTCTCTGGACATCTTGCTGAGTCTCTTGGCCATTGTCCCAAGATGAAGATCTTGAGCTTGGCGAAAAACGAGTTCACAGGCAAGATCCCCGTTACGTTCAAGAACCTGAAGTCTCTTCTGTTCCTGTCCTTATCTAACAACACCTTTGTGGATCTGTCAGAAGCAATGAACGTGCTGCAACACTGCAGAAACCTCTCGACTCTGATCCTCTCAAAGAACTTCGTGCACGAGGAAGTACCGAGAGACGTCACAGGTTTCAACAACCTCGCGATTCTAGCTCTCGGAAACTGCGGTCTTAGAGGTCAGATTCCGAGGTGGCTGCTGAGTTGCAAGAAGCTTCAGGTTCTTGATCTCTCTTGGAACCGCTTCCACGGAACCATCCCTCGTTGGATCGGTCAGATGGAGAGTCTCTTCTACATAGACTTCTCTAACAACACTTTAACCGGAGAGATCCCTCAAGCCTTAACCGAGCTTAAGAGCTTGGTTCATTTAAACTGTACCGGCTCTCAGATAAGTATCCCTTTGTACGTTAAGCGGAACAAGAGCTCGAGAGGTCTTCCCTATAACCAAGTCTCAAGATTCCCTCCCTCTATCTACTTAAACAACAACCGTCTAAACGGTACGATCTTGCGGGAGATGGGGCGATTGAAAGAGCTTCACATGCTGGACTTGAGCAGGAACAACTTCACCGGGACCATACCTGACACCATCTCAGGTCTTGACAACCTGGAGCTTCTTGATTTGTCTTACAATCACCTCCGCGGTTCGATTCCGCCCTCTTTCCAGAGCCTCACTTTCTTGTCGAGGTTCAGCGTTGCGTACAACCGTCTCTCCGGGGCCATACCTTCGGGTGGTCAGTTCTACAGCTTCCCTCACTCGAGCTTCGAAGGAAACTTGGGACTATGTCGAGCCATTGACTCTCCTTGCGATGTCATGATGAGTAATAACATCTTGACACCGAAAGGCTTTTCTCGtagtcatcatcatcacaacGGTGGAAAGTTCGGGAGAAGCAGCGTTGTTGTACTTGCAATAAGTCTCGCTGTGGGGATCACTCTGCTTCTCTCTGTTATTCTACTAAGGCTCTCGAGAAAAGAGGGTGATGACCGAGTCAACGACGCTGATGATGAAGTTCCTAAAGCTcccttatcatcatcatcttcaaagattGTCCTCTTCCACAGCTGCGGATGCAAAGATCTGAGTGTAGCGGATCTGCTGAAGTCTACAAACAGTTTCAGCCAGGCCAACATTATCGGATGCGGCGGGTTTGGTCTAGTCTACAAAGCCAATCTACCTGACGGCTCAAAAGCAGCGGTCAAGAAGCTTTCCGGCGACTGCGGGCAGATGGAACGTGAGTTCCAAGCCGAAGTTGAAGCATTGTCGCGAGCGGAACACGGGAATCTCGTCTCTCTTCAAGGCTACTGCAAGCACGGGAACGATAGGCTGCTCATCTACTCGTTTATGGAGAACGGAAGTTTGGATTATTGGCTTCACGAGCGTGTATTAGACGGGAGTACGACTTTCGGATGGGACGTGAGGTTGAAGATAGCTCGAGGAGCGGCGCGTGGGCTTGCTTACTTGCATAAAGACTGTGAACCGAACGTCATCCACAGGGACGTGAAGTCGTCTAACATTCTGTTGGACGAGAAGTTCGAAGCTCATCTTGCGGATTTTGGGTTAGCGAGGCTGCTTAGGCCGTACGATACTCACGTGACGACTGATTTGGTGGGGACGTTGGGGTATATTCCTCCGGAGTATAGCCAGTCTTTGATAGCCACGTGTAGAGGAGATGTTTACAGTTTCGGTGTGGTGCTTTTGGAGCTTGTTACGGGTCGTAGACCGGTGGAGGTTTGTAAAGGGAAAGGTTGCAGAGACTTGGTGTCTCGGGTGTTTCGGATGAAGGATGAGAAGCGTGAAGCTGAGCTTATTGATGCAACGATACGTGAGGATGTGGAGGAGAAAGAGGTTTTGGGGATGTTGGAGATTGCGTGCAAATGCATTGATCATGACCCTAGAAGGAGGCCGTTGATTGAAGACGTCGTTGCTGGGCTTGAAGATTTTCCAAATCAATAA